Within the Arthrobacter sp. UKPF54-2 genome, the region ATGGCGCTGGAACGGATGCGCACCGTCGACGTCGTGCTCTTCGACAAGACCGGAACCCTCACCAAGGGCGCCCCGGCGGTCCGCGCCGTGGCCGCCGCGGGAGGGGTCAGCCAGGACGATGTCCTGGCCCTGGCCGCCGCGGTGGAGTCGGACAGCGAGCACCCTGTGGCCCGCGCAATTGTCGGCGCCGCCCGCGAGCGCGGACTGGACGTGCCGGCAGCCACGGACTTCACCGCCCTGACCGGCCGCGGTGTCCGCGCCAACATCGGCAACAGGCAGCTCCACGTAGGCGGACCGGCCCTGCTGCGGGAACTGGCCGCCGCGGAACCCACGGAGCTCGCCGCGGCCACCGCCGCCTGGATCGAGCGCGGTGCCGCGGTGCTGCACCTGATCGAGGGCGGACGGGTGCTCGGCGCTGTCAGCCTGGAGGACGCCGTGCGCCCGGAATCCCGGCAGGCCGTCGCAGCCCTGCAGCACCGCGGCATCAAGGTCGCCATGATCACCGGCGACGCCGCCCAGGTGGCCCGCGCCGTCGCCGCGGAGCTGAACATTGACGAGGTCTTCGCCGAGGTGCTTCCGGCGGACAAGGACAAGAAGGTCGCCGAACTGCAGGGCCGCGGCCTGAAGGTGGCCATGGTGGGCGACGGCGTGAACGACTCCCCCGCGCTTGCCCGGGCCGAGGTGGGGATCGCGATCGGCGGCGGGACGGATGTGGCAGTCGAGTCCGCCGGGGTGGTCCTGGCCGGCAACGATCCCCGGGCGGTGCTGTCCATGGTGGACCTTTCCCGGGCCAGCTACCGGAAGATGTGGCAGAACCTGGTCTGGGCCACCGGCTACAACATCATCGCCGTTCCGCTGGCCGCCGGCGCCCTGGCCTTCGCCGGGATCGTCCTGTCCCCCGCGGCCGGCGCCGTGCTGATGTCCGCCTCGACCATAGTGGTGGCGCTGAATGCCCAGCTGCTGCGGCGCCTGAAACTCAACCCGGCCCAGGTCCGCTGAGCCGCATGGACGCCGGCTCGCACGCCTCCTCCTTCGGACGGTCCTATGCCCGCATCGGTCCGCGGATGGACGCCCGCGGGGCCGCGGCCCACCGCCGCCGCCTCGTGCAGCCGGCGCACGGCGCCGTCGTCGAAATCGGGGCAGGCTACGGCGCCACCTTCCCGTACTACCCGCCCGGGGTCTCCCATGTGCTGGCGCTCGAACCGGACCCCACCCTCCGGGAGCTGGCGTTCGCTGCCGCGGGCACGGCGCCGGTGCCGGTCACGGTGCTGAACGGGGTCGCGGAGGCACTGCCGGCGGCGGATGCCTCGGTCGACGTCGTCGTCTTCAGCCTGGTGCTGTGCAGCGTGGCCGAGCCGGCAGACGTCCTGGCCGAGGCCCTCCGGGTCCTCAAGCCGGGCGGCCAACTGCTGTTCTACGAGCATGTCCGCTCAGCGCACCGGTTGCTGGCGGCGGCAGAGGACCTGCTCACCCCGCTCTGGAGCCGGCTGGCAGGCGGCTGCCACCCGAACCGGGACACCGCCGCGCTGATCGTCCGGGCGGGCCTGGCGGTTCAGTCCCTGGACCGCTTCGGCTTCGCGGCCCTGCCCGGCAACCCGCCGCTGGCCCATATCCTCGGGGTGGCGGTCAAGCCGTAGGCCCGCCTGCGGCGTGACGCGCGAAGGGCGCCTGCCGCGGTGGCAGGCGCCCCTTGCGCGTACTGGCTTAGGCCTTTTTGGGCGGCAGCGCGAGCTTGAAGATCTTGGCCCAGGTGGAGCCGACCTGCTTCAGCAGCGGACCGGTGGTGTACGGCAGGCCGTACCGCCGGCAGATCTCCTGCACCTTCGGCGCCACCTCGGCGTAGCGGTTGGACGGCAGGTCCGGGAAAAGGTGGTGCTCGATCTGGTGCGAGAGGTTGCCGGTCATCAGGTGCATGAACTTGGAGCCGGAGATGTTGGCCGAGCCGATCATCTGGCGCACGTACCAGTCGCCGCGGGTCTCGCCGTCCACCATGTCCTCGGTGAAGGTGTCCGTGCCGTCCGGGAAGTGCCCGCAGAAGATCACCGCGTGCGCCCAGACGTTGCGGACCGCGTTGGCGGTGAGCGTGCCGTAAAGGGCCTGCTTGCCGGAGCCGGTGAGCATGGCGACCGCCGGCGTGGCGGCGTAGTCCTTGGTGAACTGCTTGAGGGCCTTGCGGCCAAGCGCCTTGAGGTCCTTGGTGAGCGCTTCCTTGGACTTGCGGCCCTCGCGGTAGTCCACGAGCTCGAGGTCGTAGATGGCGATGCCCCACTCGAAGACCGGGGCGAGCAGCGCGTTGTAGAGCGGGTTGCCCAGGTTGAAGGGCTTCCATTCCTGCTGCGGGTCCATCCGCAGGAGGTTGTACCCGATGTCGTTGTCCTTGCCGACGACGTTGGTCCAGCGGTGGTGCAGGTCGTTGTGGGTGTGCTGCCAGGAGCGCGCCGGGGTGACGAAGTCCCACTCCCAGGTGGTGGAGTGGATGTCCGGGTCGCGCATCCAGTCCCACTGGCCGTGCAGGATGTTGTGCCCCAGCTCCATGTTTTCCAGGATCTTGGCGAAGCTCAGCAGCGTGGTGCCGGCGGCCCAGGCGGCCTTGTTCTTGCTGACCAGCAGCGCCGCGCGGCCGGAAATCTCCAGGCCGCGCTGGATCTTGATCATCCGGCGGATGTAGGCGGCGTCCGAGGAACCTCGCTTGGCGAGGATGTCG harbors:
- a CDS encoding class I SAM-dependent methyltransferase encodes the protein MDAGSHASSFGRSYARIGPRMDARGAAAHRRRLVQPAHGAVVEIGAGYGATFPYYPPGVSHVLALEPDPTLRELAFAAAGTAPVPVTVLNGVAEALPAADASVDVVVFSLVLCSVAEPADVLAEALRVLKPGGQLLFYEHVRSAHRLLAAAEDLLTPLWSRLAGGCHPNRDTAALIVRAGLAVQSLDRFGFAALPGNPPLAHILGVAVKP
- a CDS encoding acyl-CoA desaturase, whose protein sequence is MTIVSDKPDVSGDASPAGAGAAKPPAAVKKRPGALAETGSPLLRPPAAAHLSDEQVAELGRELDAIKDDILAKRGSSDAAYIRRMIKIQRGLEISGRAALLVSKNKAAWAAGTTLLSFAKILENMELGHNILHGQWDWMRDPDIHSTTWEWDFVTPARSWQHTHNDLHHRWTNVVGKDNDIGYNLLRMDPQQEWKPFNLGNPLYNALLAPVFEWGIAIYDLELVDYREGRKSKEALTKDLKALGRKALKQFTKDYAATPAVAMLTGSGKQALYGTLTANAVRNVWAHAVIFCGHFPDGTDTFTEDMVDGETRGDWYVRQMIGSANISGSKFMHLMTGNLSHQIEHHLFPDLPSNRYAEVAPKVQEICRRYGLPYTTGPLLKQVGSTWAKIFKLALPPKKA